One segment of Paramormyrops kingsleyae isolate MSU_618 chromosome 8, PKINGS_0.4, whole genome shotgun sequence DNA contains the following:
- the tnfrsf1b gene encoding tumor necrosis factor receptor superfamily member 1B — protein MLRKILILWLAAFAQLNKVCALPYQAEGTSCKNDNEYLNEELNLCCSKCPPGKRLKVMCTQGRDSDCQPCQPGTFSNKMNYANCHKCQSCRTDDNLVYIQNCTSTTAAICGCQEGWYCRSVISAECKACSRYTSCPPGQGVSVKGAPTSNVKCKACDPGTYSDKHSYTKQCQRHTDCTSQGKAVLHHGNSTADTVCEGATRLVNSYSTPARPAEPSQKPDGFKGSIFVICGIIGTMLVLTVIIIAITLACRIKDGRNTDQEVSKKFLPTKEKTRHPSFSSSSSQSESSHGVWVGPVSKEKNKLNVSFTTTINLHQGASTQAHLIPPLSAAAVSPGKLIKTDSNLSLSQEEMLDTFQKDEGMEVPVAVQESGKAVC, from the exons atgttGAGGAAAATCCTGATCCTCTGGCTTGCGGCTTTCGCGCAGCTGAATAAG GTCTGTGCTCTACCATACCAAGCAGAAGGTACCTCATGCAAAAATGACAACGAATATTTGAATGAAGAATTAAACCTGTGTTGTAGCAAGTGTCCTCCAG GGAAGCGCCTGAAAGTCATGTGCACCCAAGGCAGAGACTCCGACTGTCAGCCTTGTCAACCGGGGACCTTCAGCAACAAGATGAACTATGCAAATTGTCACAAATGCCAGTCGTGCCGGACAG acGACAACTTAGTTTATATTCAGAACTGCACAAGCACAACAGCTGCAATATGTGGCTGCCAAGAAGGATGGTACTGCCGCAGTGTGATATCCGCGGAATGTAAGGCGTGCAGTCGCTACACCAGTTGCCCACCTGGACAGGGAGTTTCCGTGAAAG GAGCACCAACCTCCAATGTGAAATGTAAGGCGTGTGACCCTGGGACCTACTCTGACAAACACTCCTACACCAAGCAGTGCCAGAGACACACTGA CTGTACATCCCAAGGGAAGGCTGTTCttcaccatggcaacagcacAGCAGACACAGTGTGTGAAGGTGCCACCCGACTTGTCAATTCCTACTCAACGCCCGCAAGACCCGCTGAACCCTCTCAGAAACCTGATGGATTCAAGGGCTCCATAT TTGTTATCTGCGGGATAATTGGAACCATGCTTGTGCTAACGGTGATCATCATAGCCATCACCTTGGCCTGCAGGATAAAAG ATGGAAGAAACACTGACCAGGAAGTCAGTAAG AAATTCCTTCCAACGAAGGAGAAGACCCGGCACCCTTctttctcctccagctccagccaatcagagtccAGTCATGGTGTATGGGTGGGGCCAGTAtccaaggaaaaaaacaaacttaaCGTCAGCTTCACGACCACCATCAACCTGCATCAGGGAGCTTCCACCCAGGCCCACCTCATCCCCCCACTCTCGGCAGCAGCAGTGTCACCTGGAAAACTCATTAAGACTGACTCCAACTTGTCCTTGTCCCAAGAAGAGATGCTTGACACATTTCAGAAGGATGAGGGCATGGAGGTGCCGGTGGCAGTACAGGAGAGCGGGAAGGCTGTGTGCTGA
- the LOC111856955 gene encoding uncharacterized protein isoform X3, which yields MGCHRWFFRSSKKGFHIIPWLLQALLLQLVDTSLTLECEKGMVPKENRCVPCNAHYYWVMKQGQPTCEPCTRTCSDGPYRIEIQPCSKFVNRECHCIQGTFCISNSQYSCRRCELCKSGTFTNVTSRVKANGCMPHTNCTELGMFTIREGTNTSDSVCGIETTHPSTTASKSPTNVPQDIPENSTPDTMRWRSSSFVDTTLTNTQGTQPSPGRLTDPNYTHYFWLLLLLLFSALLLLFFKRIGAKRVHQYWRHSLSKYQVKDELGLKEELDGGPQQVTVGHSGGRDGVNNTVGFSSLVAPCKLICGSGPLYLQNIIRFCQSC from the exons TGGCTTCTGCAGGCTCTTCTTCTGCAGTTGGTGGACACCAGTCTTACCCTGGAATGTGagaaag GCATGGTGCCCAAAGAGAATCGATGTGTCCCCTGTAATGCACATTACTACTGGGTGATGAAGCAGGGCCAGCCTACCTGCGAGCCATGCACCCGCACTTGCTCAG ACGGGCCATACAGGATTGAGATCCAGCCCTGCAGCAAGTTTGTCAACAGAGAGTGTCACTGTATCCAGGGGACATTCTGCATCAGCAACAGTCAGTACAGCTGCCGGAGATGCGAGCTGTGCAAATCCGGAACCTTTACAAACGTCACCTCCCGTGTCAAGGCCAACGGCTGCATGCCGCACACAAA CTGCACAGAACTAGGGATGTTCACGATTAGAGAGGGTACTAACACCTCTGACAGTGTTTGCGGCATCGAGACCACCCACCCATCTACCACTGCAAGCAAAAGTCCAACTAATG TCCCACAGGACATCCCTGAAAACAGCACTCCTGATACCATGAGATGGAGATCTTCCAGTTTTGTAGACACTACCCTTACAAACACACAGGGCACCCAACCCTCTCCAGGCAGATTGACGGATCCGAACTATACCCATtacttctggctgctactctTGCTGCTGTTTTCTGCACTACTGCTACTTTTCTTCAAGCGGATAGGCGCCAAGCGGGTGCACCAGTATTGGC gACATTCACTTTCAAAATAT CAGGTGAAGGATGAGCTGGGCCTAAAGGAGGAGCTTGATGGGGGCCCGCAGCAGGTCACCGTGGGCCACAGTGGGGGCAGAGATGGCGTCAATAATACCGTGG GCTTCAGCTCTTTGGTGGCTCCTTGCAAATTGATCTGTGGCTCTGGTCCTCTGTATCTCCAGAACATCATCAGATTCTGTCAAAGCTGTTAA
- the LOC111856955 gene encoding uncharacterized protein isoform X4 produces MGCHRWFFRSSKKGFHIIPWLLQALLLQLVDTSLTLECEKGMVPKENRCVPCNAHYYWVMKQGQPTCEPCTRTCSDGPYRIEIQPCSKFVNRECHCIQGTFCISNSQYSCRRCELCKSGTFTNVTSRVKANGCMPHTNCTELGMFTIREGTNTSDSVCGIETTHPSTTASKSPTNVPQDIPENSTPDTMRWRSSSFVDTTLTNTQGTQPSPGRLTDPNYTHYFWLLLLLLFSALLLLFFKRIGAKRVHQYWRHSLSKYQVKDELGLKEELDGGPQQVTVGHSGGRDGVNNTVGCTVLFEDIYSYYLPTRI; encoded by the exons TGGCTTCTGCAGGCTCTTCTTCTGCAGTTGGTGGACACCAGTCTTACCCTGGAATGTGagaaag GCATGGTGCCCAAAGAGAATCGATGTGTCCCCTGTAATGCACATTACTACTGGGTGATGAAGCAGGGCCAGCCTACCTGCGAGCCATGCACCCGCACTTGCTCAG ACGGGCCATACAGGATTGAGATCCAGCCCTGCAGCAAGTTTGTCAACAGAGAGTGTCACTGTATCCAGGGGACATTCTGCATCAGCAACAGTCAGTACAGCTGCCGGAGATGCGAGCTGTGCAAATCCGGAACCTTTACAAACGTCACCTCCCGTGTCAAGGCCAACGGCTGCATGCCGCACACAAA CTGCACAGAACTAGGGATGTTCACGATTAGAGAGGGTACTAACACCTCTGACAGTGTTTGCGGCATCGAGACCACCCACCCATCTACCACTGCAAGCAAAAGTCCAACTAATG TCCCACAGGACATCCCTGAAAACAGCACTCCTGATACCATGAGATGGAGATCTTCCAGTTTTGTAGACACTACCCTTACAAACACACAGGGCACCCAACCCTCTCCAGGCAGATTGACGGATCCGAACTATACCCATtacttctggctgctactctTGCTGCTGTTTTCTGCACTACTGCTACTTTTCTTCAAGCGGATAGGCGCCAAGCGGGTGCACCAGTATTGGC gACATTCACTTTCAAAATAT CAGGTGAAGGATGAGCTGGGCCTAAAGGAGGAGCTTGATGGGGGCCCGCAGCAGGTCACCGTGGGCCACAGTGGGGGCAGAGATGGCGTCAATAATACCGTGG GGTGTACTGTCCTTTTTGAGGATATTTACTCCTACTATTTACCCACAAG GATCTAA
- the LOC111856955 gene encoding uncharacterized protein isoform X2, translating to MGCHRWFFRSSKKGFHIIPWLLQALLLQLVDTSLTLECEKGMVPKENRCVPCNAHYYWVMKQGQPTCEPCTRTCSDGPYRIEIQPCSKFVNRECHCIQGTFCISNSQYSCRRCELCKSGTFTNVTSRVKANGCMPHTNCTELGMFTIREGTNTSDSVCGIETTHPSTTASKSPTNVPQDIPENSTPDTMRWRSSSFVDTTLTNTQGTQPSPGRLTDPNYTHYFWLLLLLLFSALLLLFFKRIGAKRVHQYWRHSLSKYVKDELGLKEELDGGPQQVTVGHSGGRDGVNNTVGTIHIYNPGTVVLGSNSAVQREENGTAEEVQPLVGTPQQESLTGARVPDSTEIGSEESGTSRPPVVECTENEFQKELSYPIPATGK from the exons TGGCTTCTGCAGGCTCTTCTTCTGCAGTTGGTGGACACCAGTCTTACCCTGGAATGTGagaaag GCATGGTGCCCAAAGAGAATCGATGTGTCCCCTGTAATGCACATTACTACTGGGTGATGAAGCAGGGCCAGCCTACCTGCGAGCCATGCACCCGCACTTGCTCAG ACGGGCCATACAGGATTGAGATCCAGCCCTGCAGCAAGTTTGTCAACAGAGAGTGTCACTGTATCCAGGGGACATTCTGCATCAGCAACAGTCAGTACAGCTGCCGGAGATGCGAGCTGTGCAAATCCGGAACCTTTACAAACGTCACCTCCCGTGTCAAGGCCAACGGCTGCATGCCGCACACAAA CTGCACAGAACTAGGGATGTTCACGATTAGAGAGGGTACTAACACCTCTGACAGTGTTTGCGGCATCGAGACCACCCACCCATCTACCACTGCAAGCAAAAGTCCAACTAATG TCCCACAGGACATCCCTGAAAACAGCACTCCTGATACCATGAGATGGAGATCTTCCAGTTTTGTAGACACTACCCTTACAAACACACAGGGCACCCAACCCTCTCCAGGCAGATTGACGGATCCGAACTATACCCATtacttctggctgctactctTGCTGCTGTTTTCTGCACTACTGCTACTTTTCTTCAAGCGGATAGGCGCCAAGCGGGTGCACCAGTATTGGC gACATTCACTTTCAAAATAT GTGAAGGATGAGCTGGGCCTAAAGGAGGAGCTTGATGGGGGCCCGCAGCAGGTCACCGTGGGCCACAGTGGGGGCAGAGATGGCGTCAATAATACCGTGG GAACGATACACATCTATAACCCGGGGACGGTGGTCCTGGGGTCCAACTCAGCAGTACAGAGGGAGGAGAATGGAACAGCCGAGGAGGTGCAGCCTCTCGTCGGCACCCCACAGCAGGAATCTCTGACAGGGGCCCGGGTGCCTGACAGCACTGAAATTGGGTCTGAGGAGAGCGGCACGTCAAGGCCCCCCGTGGTGGAATGTACAGAGAATGAGTTCCAAAAGGAGCTGAGCTACCCCATTCCTGCCACAGGCAAATGA
- the LOC111856955 gene encoding uncharacterized protein isoform X5 yields the protein MGCHRWFFRSSKKGFHIIPWLLQALLLQLVDTSLTLECEKGMVPKENRCVPCNAHYYWVMKQGQPTCEPCTRTCSDGPYRIEIQPCSKFVNRECHCIQGTFCISNSQYSCRRCELCKSGTFTNVTSRVKANGCMPHTNCTELGMFTIREGTNTSDSVCGIETTHPSTTASKSPTNVPQDIPENSTPDTMRWRSSSFVDTTLTNTQGTQPSPGRLTDPNYTHYFWLLLLLLFSALLLLFFKRIGAKRVHQYWRHSLSKYQVKDELGLKEELDGGPQQVTVGHSGGRDGVNNTVVLF from the exons TGGCTTCTGCAGGCTCTTCTTCTGCAGTTGGTGGACACCAGTCTTACCCTGGAATGTGagaaag GCATGGTGCCCAAAGAGAATCGATGTGTCCCCTGTAATGCACATTACTACTGGGTGATGAAGCAGGGCCAGCCTACCTGCGAGCCATGCACCCGCACTTGCTCAG ACGGGCCATACAGGATTGAGATCCAGCCCTGCAGCAAGTTTGTCAACAGAGAGTGTCACTGTATCCAGGGGACATTCTGCATCAGCAACAGTCAGTACAGCTGCCGGAGATGCGAGCTGTGCAAATCCGGAACCTTTACAAACGTCACCTCCCGTGTCAAGGCCAACGGCTGCATGCCGCACACAAA CTGCACAGAACTAGGGATGTTCACGATTAGAGAGGGTACTAACACCTCTGACAGTGTTTGCGGCATCGAGACCACCCACCCATCTACCACTGCAAGCAAAAGTCCAACTAATG TCCCACAGGACATCCCTGAAAACAGCACTCCTGATACCATGAGATGGAGATCTTCCAGTTTTGTAGACACTACCCTTACAAACACACAGGGCACCCAACCCTCTCCAGGCAGATTGACGGATCCGAACTATACCCATtacttctggctgctactctTGCTGCTGTTTTCTGCACTACTGCTACTTTTCTTCAAGCGGATAGGCGCCAAGCGGGTGCACCAGTATTGGC gACATTCACTTTCAAAATAT CAGGTGAAGGATGAGCTGGGCCTAAAGGAGGAGCTTGATGGGGGCCCGCAGCAGGTCACCGTGGGCCACAGTGGGGGCAGAGATGGCGTCAATAATACCGTGG TTTTGTTTTAA
- the LOC111856955 gene encoding uncharacterized protein isoform X1, with product MGCHRWFFRSSKKGFHIIPWLLQALLLQLVDTSLTLECEKGMVPKENRCVPCNAHYYWVMKQGQPTCEPCTRTCSDGPYRIEIQPCSKFVNRECHCIQGTFCISNSQYSCRRCELCKSGTFTNVTSRVKANGCMPHTNCTELGMFTIREGTNTSDSVCGIETTHPSTTASKSPTNVPQDIPENSTPDTMRWRSSSFVDTTLTNTQGTQPSPGRLTDPNYTHYFWLLLLLLFSALLLLFFKRIGAKRVHQYWRHSLSKYQVKDELGLKEELDGGPQQVTVGHSGGRDGVNNTVGTIHIYNPGTVVLGSNSAVQREENGTAEEVQPLVGTPQQESLTGARVPDSTEIGSEESGTSRPPVVECTENEFQKELSYPIPATGK from the exons TGGCTTCTGCAGGCTCTTCTTCTGCAGTTGGTGGACACCAGTCTTACCCTGGAATGTGagaaag GCATGGTGCCCAAAGAGAATCGATGTGTCCCCTGTAATGCACATTACTACTGGGTGATGAAGCAGGGCCAGCCTACCTGCGAGCCATGCACCCGCACTTGCTCAG ACGGGCCATACAGGATTGAGATCCAGCCCTGCAGCAAGTTTGTCAACAGAGAGTGTCACTGTATCCAGGGGACATTCTGCATCAGCAACAGTCAGTACAGCTGCCGGAGATGCGAGCTGTGCAAATCCGGAACCTTTACAAACGTCACCTCCCGTGTCAAGGCCAACGGCTGCATGCCGCACACAAA CTGCACAGAACTAGGGATGTTCACGATTAGAGAGGGTACTAACACCTCTGACAGTGTTTGCGGCATCGAGACCACCCACCCATCTACCACTGCAAGCAAAAGTCCAACTAATG TCCCACAGGACATCCCTGAAAACAGCACTCCTGATACCATGAGATGGAGATCTTCCAGTTTTGTAGACACTACCCTTACAAACACACAGGGCACCCAACCCTCTCCAGGCAGATTGACGGATCCGAACTATACCCATtacttctggctgctactctTGCTGCTGTTTTCTGCACTACTGCTACTTTTCTTCAAGCGGATAGGCGCCAAGCGGGTGCACCAGTATTGGC gACATTCACTTTCAAAATAT CAGGTGAAGGATGAGCTGGGCCTAAAGGAGGAGCTTGATGGGGGCCCGCAGCAGGTCACCGTGGGCCACAGTGGGGGCAGAGATGGCGTCAATAATACCGTGG GAACGATACACATCTATAACCCGGGGACGGTGGTCCTGGGGTCCAACTCAGCAGTACAGAGGGAGGAGAATGGAACAGCCGAGGAGGTGCAGCCTCTCGTCGGCACCCCACAGCAGGAATCTCTGACAGGGGCCCGGGTGCCTGACAGCACTGAAATTGGGTCTGAGGAGAGCGGCACGTCAAGGCCCCCCGTGGTGGAATGTACAGAGAATGAGTTCCAAAAGGAGCTGAGCTACCCCATTCCTGCCACAGGCAAATGA